The following coding sequences are from one Cyprinus carpio isolate SPL01 chromosome A24, ASM1834038v1, whole genome shotgun sequence window:
- the LOC109050230 gene encoding basic helix-loop-helix domain-containing protein USF3-like isoform X2, with protein MPEIVQNRTNNPKPPRRKKNKEIHNAVERHRKEKINAGINRIGELLPCSQALKQSKNMILGEAFRYITELKRQNDEMLNGGDKVQEEIKRLRHQLEDMRKESAHYIELLKANGINFLDDPTIHWKGKQRCAKVAKVTPTHLMSKGTIVYSDDNTLCPTSKVSIPPNQVSHLDKQPANAVTVQPACDITLGKGQSVGIGAQVNKVVVSSASSHIPVATLIPAVSKPYLTVLEQYSPLGPATPRLNPPMNYITLQGVCPQPVVSTPVPPQLQPDNPIPSLTSATCPTTPLRLQHMLSLSSLPQVVISNSVVPVAAPTEIQSASTILAASSTLLRTSAASSTQTTWTTLQLAGNTVQPVSQALVTDGASISHNPQQLSICSAGTKHLEAPVQLQPPIPACIPVQPSGQRPPQIYSAVVPCPQRAVAQQSSILSVPAIVSQAVVVHQPVGTQTAQLTHPQSSVRAQPALLPKPQLNSALMTTCNPTLQPKIPVHSALPCQPHSNSTVVPQAQSAIVPQLHLSVVPQAQPIINPPTQPALVPQPQAATLPVLQTMQLLQVNSEETPAAVTSSPPSNSHVVILQQGGSCPAPQVLREDVTSQTPCQHIVIIQAPTLTPAPQSHHTAIVSTATPTLSSQTTTSNPTCTASMQAAGTKQLVHILPRPSTQLQAQAPQTITVNGQVYVLQPAKSPDKGNSLSGQSVTQILQPTCEEPTSNIAMNCLGALTNLSQSISKVSSQSNVQIYSITPPSYSTTTVQPLPTCGPEVSTSTETVLSSSVPVPSTAAGSAVKILPKKGLGMSGNQTRQNSVRRTKLVKQKEPKPGRSLRRIALKNKAFVANDTCSELSTVAKSVDSVSSLNKDAVCHDVNTQRGPAPNIVSSTCSSSAIISVSSSSGKSEDSSVMSSVNGSVAKPTLACGEVSKTKAKSIDDVHLHNNVTVSSVSTVCSTQGNVVVSTNCGSLSKEIFIPDVGPQLNCSVVSAALSSQCSSVDTAVSLSVASSEVHVNSSSSVTFCSETTEQNKVSSSHVCTNSKGGSTESRPSFTESSPLLITVSSAQNNSKGKSVNSDFCQPPLPSDISTPSQTLGIRANSTEGEPVISIMANQSISQTQNKFARREELTNSSQNQTSFIVPSTPGQDTSLSTQPVHLPETSRLSDPFKSLKQPSTMKMSMTTSNQGNCADFKLPESNMNIQPGKDRQSDGATEKGVTEIGAFAQKETVPPQQVCTLENDSFDPPLVTNRQTESPFAGGSGGRRFSVASLLPAGHNINASSSSFGAFTFTSEQAEILARAIFEQDSPGKRAAGCSVDNPTSTAATGWDIPKRQAAPSNKDSATDQQVKLTKQADLPVSETSSQNSARVPPVEPLASGTTGIRLPQSIAYSQSQPSSVTSLNVNNLIRPSSNQPYSGSPNLAQQVSASSSGGAAVMVTQSSSQVPPTCSGPAQPNEYAPLKNALMRTHVGIGMVERHQKDMPKRSAQDDLILPNKRSKPSPAGNVARVDIKATDHVQMMVGQMPSSTSAGMPRNHSDGVGALFSGNTFMSTVLRPTEGHCSTQVPTHEQTHLSVVHLQQGHTQHNAPQSGQNLGGNPYLKHQQQQEQRHLYQLHHHLTQPESQIHSIHQRNLLQEQQVQKKRGVVRGGQTGLNVGLQKQHHLEKSGVQPPQQHQQQQQQHPQQSQQQQHHQQQQSQQQQQKAQQIQQQQQSHQQQQMPPQNSHSRHQHLQQQIQQQHFGVRQDKNCEAQQAGQRAHQNNHLGQPERPTGQDHGAVQRLMGSRSMEQQQLTSQANNSVSRSSDLACTSSHQERHRLSSYSAEALIGKTPATGEQRMGVHLQAPRSNAQDQSELRGYVDSSRGKSNITHNSQSRIPPDHANNANAQRIPDCGPFKALVSGHQLNNFEVQVSRSGDMSSKSVPQIQRGPQPQTGFRMGAGPTVDGRSRGTYSGPHPVSQGVHIGAGLTREQEGCHQSFMQSLLAPHIPEQNGHQRAAQGCTPGSIEYNCIPGTSAGELQAKSSSPNLHPAQKAAPIHLGDNNKGHISQVNANLHGPPVRTGPPHPPTPHSSSDTGRTQGSTRSLSVSQRPHHIGPDPQSTKIRPGDRPRSGNLRPGNPFEPESSLPLPSGGGVILSRTQTGGEARRSSIVRFMADGAQVSSDNNLVSDRCAMSDLTQNFGFPFIAEGGMNPPPPINANASFIPPVTQPGASRTPALLPVEPQNTLPSFYPSYSPAAHPSLPSEIPLQYFSNQMFTSPSTDKSGSAPLNNRFGSILSPPRPVGFAQASFPLLTDITPMPIGNSSGITPHLSNFNLTSLFPEIATAMPPDGSSMPMSPLLSLANTTSSDSNKQSNRPAHNISHILGHDGTSAV; from the exons AGTAAAAATATGATTCTGGGAGAGGCTTTTCGTTACATCACTGAGCTAAAGCGACAAAATGATGAAATGCTTAATGGAGGAGACAAAGTCCAAG AAGAGATAAAGCGCTTACGGCACCAGCTGGAGGACATGCGCAAGGAAAGTGCTCATTATATTGAACTCCTCAAAGCTAATGGGATCAATTTCCTGGATGACCCCACTATACACTGGAAAGGGAAGCAGCGCTGTGCAAAAGTAGCCAAAGTCACTCCAACTCACTTGATGTCAAAGGGAACAATTGTCTACTCCGATGACAACACCTTATGTCCCACAAGCAAAGTCTCCATTCCACCAAATCAAGTTTCTCATCTTGATAAACAACCGGCAAATGCTGTAACTGTCCAACCTGCATGTGATATTACATTGGGTAAGGGCCAGTCTGTTGGTATTGGAGCACAAGTAAATAAAGTTGTAGTCTCCTCTGCTTCTTCCCACATACCTGTAGCAACTCTTATTCCTGCTGTATCAAAGCCATATCTTACAGTCTTGGAACAGTATTCTCCTCTGGGGCCTGCTACTCCAAGATTAAACCCTCCTATGAATTATATTACTCTTCAAGGTGTATGTCCACAGCCTGTTGTCAGCACCCCAGTCCCTCCACAACTTCAACCAGATAACCCAATCCCTAGTCTCACTTCTGCTACCTGTCCAACCACGCCTCTCAGACTTCAGCATATGCTTAGCCTATCTTCACTGCCTCAAGTTGTGATCAGTAACTCAGTGGTTCCTGTTGCTGCACCTACTGAAATCCAATCTGCTAGCACCATCTTAGCAGCAAGCTCTACCCTTCTTAGAACCAGTGCAGCTAGTAGCACTCAGACTACATGGACAACACTACAGCTTGCAGGAAATACGGTGCAACCTGTCTCTCAAGCACTCGTCACAGATGGTGCCAGCATTTCACATAACCCTCAGCAACTTTCTATATGTTCAGCTGGGACAAAACACCTTGAGGCTCCTGTGCAACTGCAACCCCCAATACCAGCATGCATTCCTGTTCAGCCATCTGGGCAGAGACCTCCTCAGATATATTCAGCAGTTGTACCATGCCCTCAGAGAGCAGTAGCACAACAGTCTTCAATTTTATCAGTGCCAGCCATTGTATCCCAAGCCGTAGTGGTCCATCAGCCTGTTGGAACACAGACAGCACAGTTGACCCATCCACAATCATCTGTTCGGGCACAACCTGCATTATTACCAAAACCTCAACTCAACTCTGCTCTAATGACCACCTGCAACCCCACCCTACAACCTAAAATTCCAGTTCATTCTGCTCTGCCATGCCAGCCTCATTCCAATTCTACAGTGGTGCCCCAAGCCCAGTCTGCCATTGTGCCTCAACTGCATCTCAGTGTGGTGCCTCAAGCTCAGCCAATCATCAATCCACCAACTCAGCCTGCCCTTGTGCCTCAACCACAAGCTGCCACACTGCCAGTGTTACAGACAATGCAGTTATTGCAGGTGAATTCTGAGGAAACACCAGCGGCTGTGACTTCCTCTCCTCCAAGTAACTCACATGTTGTTATTCTGCAACAGGGAGGCTCATGTCCAGCACCACAGGTTCTCAGAGAGGATGTCACTAGTCAGACACCCTGCCAGCACATTGTCATAATTCAGGCACCTACTTTGACACCTGCACCACAGAGTCATCACACTGCCATTGTGTCAACGGCAACCCCAACTTTATCCAGTCAAACGACCACTTCAAACCCTACCTGTACAGCTAGCATGCAGGCAGCTGGTACAAAGCAGTTGGTACATATTCTTCCACGGCCCTCAACCCAATTGCAAGCACAAGCACCTCAGACTATCACTGTGAATGGACAAGTTTATGTTCTGCAGCCGGCAAAGTCACCAGATAAGGGAAACTCTCTATCTGGTCAAAGTGTAACTCAGATACTTCAGCCCACCTGTGAGGAACCCACTTCCAATATTGCCATGAATTGTTTAGGTGCTCTAACTAATCTTAGTCAGAGCATTTCAAAGGTCTCAAGTCAAAGCAATGTTCAGATATACTCCATTACTCCACCTTCTTACTCCACCACTACTGTGCAGCCTCTTCCAACGTGTGGTCCAGAAGTCAGCACTTCTACTGAAACTGTTCTTTCCTCTTCTGTACCTGTACCATCAACTGCCGCTGGCAGTGCAGTTAAAATTCTGCCAAAGAAAGGTTTAGGGATGTCTGGAAATCAAACCAGACAAAACTCAGTTAGGAGAACCAAATTGGTTAAACAAAAGGAACCTAAACCTGGGCGAAGTTTGCGTAGAATTGCTCTCAAGAATAAGGCATTTGTTGCAAATGATACATGTTCTGAGTTATCCACTGTAGCAAAAAGTGTTGATTCGGTTAGTTCTTTAAATAAAGATGCGGTTTGTCATGATGTTAACACGCAGAGAGGACCTGCCCCAAACATTGTTAGTTCCACCTGCAGTAGTTCTGCAATCATTAGTGTCAGTTCCTCCAGTGGAAAATCAGAAGACAGTTCTGTCATGTCTTCAGTTAATGGATCTGTTGCCAAGCCAACATTGGCTTGTGGAGAGGTTTCAAAGACTAAAGCAAAATCTATAGATGATGTCCACTTGCATAACAATGTAACAGTTAGTAGTGTCAGTACTGTATGTTCTACTCAGGGTAATGTGGTTGTTTCTACAAATTGTGGCAGCTTGAGTAAAGAAATCTTTATTCCAGATGTTGGTCCCCAGCTTAATTGTTCAGTGGTTAGTGCTGCTCTCTCGTCACAGTGTAGCTCTGTGGATACTGCTGTATCTTTGTCAGTTGCCTCATCAGAAGTTCATGTTAACTCTTCATCCAGTGTGACATTTTGTAGTGAAACTACTGAACAGAATAAGGTGAGTAGCAGTCATGTTTGCACCAATAGCAAAGGTGGATCAACAGAATCAAGACCCAGTTTTACAGAGAGTTCCCCTCTGCTGATCACTGTAAGCTCTGCCCAAAACAATTCAAAAGGTAAATCTGTTAATTCAGACTTTTGTCAGCCTCCATTACCAAGTGATATATCCACACCAAGTCAAACATTAGGCATCAGGGCTAATTCAACGGAGGGTGAGCCAGTGATTTCCATCATGGCAAATCAGtccatttcacaaacacaaaataagtttGCAAGAAGAGAAGAGTTGACTAACTCTTCTCAAAATCAGACATCATTTATTGTGCCCTCAACTCCTGGACAAGACACTTCTTTGTCAACACAACCTGTTCATCTTCCAGAAACTTCTAGGTTATCAGACCCTTTCAAGTCCTTAAAACAACCATCCACAATGAAAATGTCCATGACAACCAGTAACCAAGGGAATTGTGCAGACTTCAAACTGCCTGAATCAAATATGAACATACAACCTGGTAAGGATAGACAATCTGATGGTGCCACAGAAAAGGGTGTGACAGAGATAGGCGCTTTTGCTCAAAAAGAAACAGTTCCTCCACAACAAGTATGTACATTGGAAAATGATTCCTTTGATCCTCCACTTGTAACCAATAGACAGACTGAATCGCCTTTTGCAGGAGGTTCAGGTGGAAGACGGTTTTCTGTTGCATCATTGCTTCCAGCAGGCCACAACATCAATGCCTCTTCAAGTTCATTTGGTGCATTCACCTTCACTTCTGAGCAGGCAGAAATATTAGCAAGAGCCATATTTGAACAGGACAGCCCAGGCAAGAGGGCTGCAGGATGCAGTGTTGACAACCCAACAAGTACTGCTGCCACAGGGTGGGACATTCCAAAAAGGCAGGCAGCCCCTTCTAACAAGGATAGTGCGACTGACCAGCAGGTTAAACTGACAAAGCAGGCTGATTTACCCGTGTCTGAAACTTCATCTCAGAACTCTGCTCGAGTTCCTCCAGTTGAGCCTTTAGCTAGCGGTACTACTGGCATCAGACTTCCACAGAGCATTGCTTACTCGCAGTCTCAGCCTAGTTCTGTCACCAGCCTTAATGTTAATAACCTCATCAGACCAAGCTCTAACCAGCCTTATTCAGGATCACCCAATCTTGCACAGCAGGTTTCTGCTTCGTCGTCAGGAGGTGCTGCTGTTATGGTGACTCAGTCTTCCTCACAAGTTCCCCCAACCTGTTCTGGCCCTGCTCAACCTAATGAATATGCACCTTTAAAAAATGCTCTGATGCGAACCCATGTTGGTATTGGAATGGTTGAACGTCATCAGAAGGATATGCCAAAAAGGTCTGCCCAAGATGACCTTATTCTTCCAAATAAGCGTTCAAAACCGAGCCCAGCAGGGAATGTTGCAAGAGTGGACATCAAGGCTACAGATCACGTGCAAATGATGGTTGGTCAGATGCCCTCAAGTACTTCTGCAGGTATGCCAAGAAATCACTCTGATGGTGTTGGGGCTCTGTTTTCTGGTAATACTTTCATGAGCACTGTGCTCCGCCCTACAGAAGGACATTGCTCTACTCAGGTGCCAACACATGAGCAGACTCATCTAAGTGTGGTGCACCTGCAGCAGGGacacacacaacataatgcaCCGCAGTCTGGGCAGAACTTAGGTGGAAACCCCTACctcaaacatcaacaacaacaagaacaaagaCACCTTTACCAGCTTCACCATCACCTTACACAACCAGAATCTCAGATCCACAGTATTCATCAGAGGAACCTGCTGCAAGAACAGCAAGTGCAAAAAAAGAGAGGAGTGGTGCGTGGTGGGCAGACTGGACTAAATGTTGGTTTGCAGAAACAACATCATTTGGAAAAGAGTGGTGTGCAGCCTCCTCAGCAAcaccaacaacagcaacaacaacatccACAACAATCCCAGcaacaacagcaccatcaacaGCAGCAAtcacaacaacagcagcaaaaaGCACAACAGATTCAACAGCAGCAACAATCACACCAACAACAGCAGATGCCACCACAGAATTCACATTCACGTCATCAGCATCTTCAGCAGCAGATTCAACAGCAGCACTTTGGAGTTAGACAGGACAAAAACTGTGAGGCCCAACAGGCAGGTCAGAGAGCACATCAAAATAATCACTTGGGTCAGCCAGAACGTCCAACTGGACAGGATCATGGGGCTGTGCAAAGACTAATGGGGTCTCGTTCAATGGAGCAGCAGCAGTTGACCTCTCAGGCTAATAATTCTGTTTCGCGTTCTTCGGATCTTGCTTGCACTTCATCACATCAGGAGCGCCACCGACTCTCTAGCTACTCAGCAGAGGCTCTGATAGGCAAGACTCCTGCTACTGGTGAACAACGTATGGGTGTACACCTGCAAGCACCTCGAAGCAATGCACAGGACCAGTCAGAATTGCGAGGGTATGTAGATTCATCACGTGGTAAAAGTAACATTACTCATAATTCTCAGAGCAGGATACCACCTGACCATGCTAATAACGCGAATGCCCAGAGAATACCAGATTGTGGACCTTTCAAGGCTCTGGTTAGTGGGCATCAGCTAAATAACTTTGAAGTGCAAGTGTCTCGAAGTGGTGACATGTCCAGCAAGTCTGTACCTCAAATCCAGAGAGGTCCTCAGCCACAAACAGGATTTAGAATGGGTGCAGGGCCTACAGTGGATGGGCGTTCACGTGGAACATATTCAGGTCCGCATCCTGTTTCTCAAGGTGTGCACATTGGAGCAGGATTGACAAGAGAACAGGAGGGATGTCACCAGAGCTTTATGCAAAGCCTTTTGGCACCTCATATTCCTGAACAAAATGGGCACCAAAGGGCAGCCCAGGGCTGTACCCCAGGGAGTATAGAGTACAACTGCATTCCTGGGACCTCTGCTGGAGAACTTCAGGCTAAATCTTCTAGCCCTAATTTGCACCCTGCACAGAAAGCTGCTCCCATACATCTAGGGGACAACAACAAAGGTCATATTTCTCAGGTCAATGCAAACTTGCATGGTCCACCTGTGAGAACAGGTCCACCCCATCCCCCAACACCACACAGCAGTTCAGACACAGGACGAACTCAAGGCTCAACCAGGTCACTCTCTGTTAGTCAACGCCCCCATCATATTGGACCAGATCCACAAAGCACAAAGATTCGTCCAGGAGATCGACCACGGTCAGGCAACTTGAGACCTGGAAATCCTTTTGAACCAGAAAGTTCTTTACCTCTTCCATCAGGAGGAGGAGTGATCCTTAGCCGTACACAAACAGGAGGTGAAGCTAGACGGAGTAGCATTGTGCGTTTCATGGCAGATGGTGCACAGGTCAGTAGTGACAACAATTTAGTGTCCGATCGCTGTGCCATGTCTGATCTTACCCAGAACTTTGGCTTTCCTTTCATTGCTGAAGGAGGAATGAACCCACCACCTCCCATTAATGCCAATGCATCGTTCATCCCACCGGTCACGCAGCCAGGTGCCTCTCGCACCCCAGCCCTCCTTCCTGTGGAACCTCAGAACACTTTACCTTCATTTTATCCCTCATATTCCCCTGCAGCTCATCCTAGCCTTCCAAGTGAGATTCCTTTACAGTATTTCTCAAACCAGATGTTTACAAGTCCAAGCACTGACAAGAGTGGCAGTGCACCACTGAACAACCGCTTTGGTTCTATTCTTTCTCCCCCTCGACCTGTTGGTTTTGCACAGGCCAGCTTCCCACTTCTCACAGATATAACACCAATGCCAATTGGAAATTCTTCAGGCATCACACCTCATTTATCCAACTTTAACCTTACGTCTTTGTTCCCTGAAATTGCCACAGCAATGCCTCCTGATGGCTCCTCTATGCCAATGTCACCATTATTGTCTCTTGCCAACACTACTTCCTcagattcaaataaacaatctaatCGCCCAGCCCACAACATCAGTCATATCCTGGGTCATGATGGGACTTCTGCTGTTTAA